Below is a genomic region from Demequina sp..
CGTGGTGCTCGGTGACGCCCCGGACCCCGCGGACGTCGCGCTCAGCGACGCGACGCGGACGGCGCTGTGGGCGGGTATCGCGGCGCTTTCCACCGCGAAGCGGCTCAACGAGGTGGGCGCCGCCATCGAGGACGTCGCCGACGCGGCCGGCCTGTACCCCATCGAGGGCTTCGTCGGCCACGGCATCGGCACGGAGATGCACCAGGAACCCGATGTCATGAACTACCGCGTCCGGGGACGTCTCGCCAAGGTGCAGCCGGGCATGTGCCTCGCGATCGAGCCGATGTTCATCCGTGGCACCGATCAATCGCTAACCCTGGCCGACGAGTGGACCGTCGTCTCCGCGGACGGCTCGCGCGCCGCTCACTGGGAGCACTCCGTCGCGATTCACGAGGACGGCATCTGGGTGCTCACCGCGTCCGACGGCGGGGCGGAGGGCCTCAGCGCGTTCGGCGTGGTTCCGGTCCCGATCCCGTAGCGGCGCTGCGCTGCGCGCCCACCCGCGCCCACCCGCACACCGGCCCCGCTTCAACAGCCCTGACCACTCAGAGGCACTGTGACCTGGCCCAGGGGCGCCGAAGGCCCTCTGAGTGGTCAGGAGTGTTGGAGGCGGCGCGATTCGGTCGATGTCGGATAGTTCACAGCCCCACCCTTGTTAACACGCCGGTTACCTGGGGTGGCGCCCCCCGCAATAACCCGGCCCTAGCGTCGGGCATGCAACGGGGCCTCAACCCGAGGCCCGCGCGTTTGGGGGCCGAGATGGCACGAGGATTCAACTACGCACCGGGAG
It encodes:
- the map gene encoding type I methionyl aminopeptidase, which translates into the protein MGIQYKTEDQMRTMVRAGLVVEAALAAARSAAVVGATTADVDAAAARVIAERGATSNFLGYHGFPATTCVSVNDEVVHGIPGDRVLADGDVVSIDCGAIIDGWHGDSAITVVLGDAPDPADVALSDATRTALWAGIAALSTAKRLNEVGAAIEDVADAAGLYPIEGFVGHGIGTEMHQEPDVMNYRVRGRLAKVQPGMCLAIEPMFIRGTDQSLTLADEWTVVSADGSRAAHWEHSVAIHEDGIWVLTASDGGAEGLSAFGVVPVPIP